The following DNA comes from Castanea sativa cultivar Marrone di Chiusa Pesio chromosome 10, ASM4071231v1.
TAATGAACCGTTTATTTTGTAAAGGAATATCCCAAACCGAAAGTGAAGATCGAAATAGTGTCAGAGCAAAATCGGGCAGTCTTGGATTTGGTACACCTTCTTATTAGCATTTTAGCCTTTTCTTATTAAGATATTAAATTACACTTTTGATTCttaaattgggtttttttttttttttttttttaattcttttgtgccttaagtttaaaatttgtgaaccaaaatgaaaattctcAAACTTAGGAGACCACAATGAAAATAAATCCAAATGTTAAGAATCAAAAGTGTAATCCAGTTTAATATTAATGTTTCAGATAAGATATGTACACGTGAGGTGAGCACGGTAAATATGTTCATGTTACTGTATgcacattaaaatatttttttgttcatatataaCATATATTCAATTTTATGATTGCGAGGATTAGAGGaaataaagaagataaaagagAAGCACTTATTTTCCGCTGCAATCTTGAAATTTGTTGTCGAATCTATAAAAGTAGAACAGTACTTCGAACACGGGAGGAACCCTGTTCTAATACCACATAAAACTGATCAATCAGATTTTGTCAGTGTTTTTGATGGTGAGAAGGGCAGCAATCCACAACCAGAGTTAAAAAATGAGTCACCATGTAAAACTGATCAGTCTGATGAATCTGATACTAAGATTACCAAGATTTCTAAAGAAAATCCTGATGATGAGAAGGGGAGCAGTCTACCCCTAAAGTTAAAATATGAGTCACTCTTATTGACTGCAGCAAAAAATGGTATCATGGAAATGGTCAAGGAAATACTAAAAACTTTTCCAATGGCTATACATGCCACAAgcgaagaaaaaaatataatactgGTGGCAGTGGAGAACAGACAACCTCAAATATATCAACTATTGTCCAAGAGCAAATTACGGGCAAATTTTTACGGACGAATAGCATGTTTCAAGCATGGGATAATGACAACAACAACGTATTGCATCTTGCAGCTAAGCTAGAAGAGCATCAGTCTTGGCTAATTCCTGGGGCTGCATTGCAAATGCAATCGGAGATCAAGTGGTACGAGGTATGAACTCAAAACTATGTAAGGATCATCCCTATATGAAATCGAACTAAATATTATAGATTTAAAAGTATATCCAATATCCCGTAACTTTATTCATtgttattgaaataaaatataagccTTGAAATGATTCTCGATTTTACTTGAAATTTATTTCTCTTAAATTGTGAAGatcttattttcattttttttttattggaattgaaaatttgagtaatgttatgggtacaatattttttataactaCTAATATGACCTTTATTGTAATTGGAGCAACCTAATCACTATGACAAAACTCACCACTGatatattttattagaaaaaaaaaagtgttaaatgctataaatttttttttttatttcataatatAGAGTTATATCCCTTGACTTGAGAGACTTGTCTCTTTTACCTTTTTCATCATTAAAAGTATAATTTCTACTCAAATTATTTAAAGACACACTCAAAACTGCACGTGTTAcgtatatgtattatttttaaatgcagCTTGTCAAGAGCACTGTGCCAAAATACTTACTTTGCCAAACCAACAACGACAATAAGACCCCTGCAGATATTTTCACTGAAAATCACAAGCATCTTGTCAAAGAGGGAGGTGAATGGCTAAACAAAACCTCTGAATCCTGCTCAGTTGTGGCTGCACTCATTGCCACTGTTGCCTTTGCAACGTCAACCACTGTCCCAGGTGGTGTCAAGGAGAATAGTGGCACGCCAATCCTCGAAAGTCATCCAGCATTCGACATCTTTGCTGTAACCTCACTTGTTGCCCTATGCTTCTCCGTCACTGCCTTGTTCTTGTTCCTCTCCATTCTCACTTGTCGGTACCAAGAAAAAGATTTCCGGGAAGACTTACCACGGAAACTTTTGCTCGGCTTAACTTCATTGTTCGTATCTATTGCCGCAATGTTAATATCTTTCTGTGCTGGACATTTCTTTGTGCTCAAGGATAAACTTAAAGACAGGGCACTTCCAGTGTATGTGGTGACGTGCCTGCCCATTACATTTTATGCCATTTCACAATTCCCGCTCTACTTTGATCTTGTAAGGGCTCATTTTAAGAAGGTACCTCGACCGAGCCACACGATGGTGTCTCTCTAGGGTGTTTCCGCTGCTACATTCAGCTgctttatgttttaatattttactttttctccATCCATCGAGTTTCTTGGTTTACTTCATGTTTGAAATAATTAAGCTGCTTGTCTTACGAGTTCTATGTCAAGCAAAATATCTGCTTGTGTATGTCTTTTGTTTGGGCTTGGAATTTTGACTTTAAAGAACGGCTTGGACTGTGAAAATAATTATTGAATATAGAGTTCTTCAATGTTGAATCTCATCCTCTCTCTGACACAAGAAACCTCACCTACTAACATGATTTCCAGAAAATAACGTACATTTTCACAATTTGAAATCCTCAATTAGCATGGTTCGTAATGGAATGATAGATATCtcaattatttctttaattacATACTCATTTGTAGCCAAACCAAGTTATCCACATAAATCCAAGTGGTAAAACGTTTTTGCAATACCTCTACAAAAAATAAGGTATTTAATCTACAAGTGGTATAAAAGCTCTTTGAATTTCCTAACTTTCAACaactaattaagaaaatttctTGAGAAGTAACTGATTTTCAACCGTGTGTTAAGTGTAGTTTGTGCTTCAATAGCAAattggatttttaaattttttatcattatagagtttcaacttatggtgtTTCCTTCTGATAATTGcgctttttatcattagactaaaaTGCCAATCAGATTTTTGGTATAAGTAAGGATTGAaccttaaatctcttattcaactattagagaCTTTATTAATTGActtaactagaacccacttaaaaaagaaaaaaagttttggtAGACGGTTATGGTTGTATTTTATCCTAACAACTAATTACTAATTACAGGCTTACCTACTTATAAAGTTTTGGTAGATGTACATTTCTTCATCTTTAGGGATCAACTAAAAATTGTGTCATCCACCTCGTATATAGTGGCCCACCTACCAGTAACATTGTTTTCTATGGGAGTGTTTCTGCTCTACTTTCATTTGGCGTGGGCTACCTTGAAGAAGGTGCCACAACGTAAATACATGATGAATATTCATCACTGGCTTTTGGAAGATAATTAACTAGTATTTACATTCCAATCTTCAAGGATTTGATGGCTCAGGTTATTGATTGATATACTTTTTCCACTAATATTGATGCTGGACTTGTACTGTGtgttctatttaaaaaaaagtaaaacaattaTTTGTGTGAATTGAATATTATCTTCCTTCTAAATTAATTTGTTGGACTATAATTACTCGTTGGGAGTTCAAtttgtttgaatattttattttgggtaaattacaaattacacctcTAAAGTTTGAGAGTATTTTGATATCACACgttgaagttttaaaatttggattctGTTCCATAAAATTTGggagtgtttagattttacaccataaaattgaaaattttggattttatcaTCTCCTAAAGTTTTGGGGTGTTTGGAATTTACAccctcaaattctgaaactttagggggtaaaatccaaacacctccAAAATTTAGGAAGTAAAACCCAAACACCCTTAAAATTTAGGGGTTAAAATCCAAATTATGAAACATTagggtataaaatataaatatcccCAAACTTcagggggtaaaatccaaattttgaaactttagtgtaaaatccaaacactctcaAACTTTATGGgtgaaatttgtaatttaacacattattttttattattatgaatttGAATGATGTGAGTTCAACTTTCTATATAGTTAatttataggaaataaaaattttgtagggTTGgtcattttcatttaaatttgttaaattagtcattgtctatatatatatatgtgtgtgtgtgcgcgcgcgcgcgtgtgtgtgtgttgatgCTTTAATTTTACATGTAATTCCAATGCTCACATCTTTTTGAGTAATCTACCTGAGCTAGTTAGGCATAGgactataaataaattgtgcTACTTATGAAGAACTAGTCATTCTCCCATTCATTGTAcggatggtaaaataaaaattacacacacaaacatatatatatatatatatatatatattaatttatttctttattttacttGAAGGTATAATCAACCTcatgcaattcatttaaaagtaatgatgttaaaaaaaaaaaaagagtaattatcCTAACAATTACAATTGAATTGTTGTATATTCCTAGCCTTCATGTTTGGAAAgactttcacttaaatttagcGGGACCGAAAAATTACGTTAATGTGGCTCAATAGGaatgtagcaacaataaatgttatacttaaaattttagatattacaagttgagatatatatatatatatatatatatatatatatatatttgataaatttagatttagaaTAGGTGCTCTAAATTGAAACCTGTCTTTTCCCATTATATAAGTGCacaaaaatggaccaaatgTATTGAAAGGACCGAAATGGATTATAATGGACCGAATTAGACTACTTGGATCGAAGTTGATCAAAATGGATCGAAGTGGATcaaatggaccgaataagactGAAGTGGACAAAATAAGACCGAATAGGACtgaatggaccgaataagaTTGAATGGAGTGAATAGGATCAAAGTGGAAATAATGGGCCGAAGTGGATTGAATGGAATAAATAAGACCGACATGGACAAAATAAGACTGACATTAACAAAATAAGACCAAAGTGGATTGAATAGAACTAAAGTGACCGAATAAaaccaaatggaccaaataaaatcgaatggaccaaataggactAAACTGAATAGATTGGGCTAAAGTGGATAGAATGGACCAAAGAGGATTGAATAAGACCAAAGAAAACTGAATAAACctaaatggaccgaatagaaccaaagtgactgaataggaccaaaatggactaaatATGACTGATTAGGACAGAATAGGACAAAGTTGGACTGAATAGGACTAAATTGAATTGGAAAAGGCTAAATAGGACCGAATAAAGCATAAGTGGACCGAACAGGAATAAATTGGACTGAATAAGACGAATTGGACGGTCTAGAactaaagtggaccaaataaatccaaagtggaccgaatatgaccgaatagaaccaaagtagACCGAATGGACCGAATATGACGGAAGTGGATAAAATGGATCGAAGAggactgaataagaccaaaATTATCGGAATAGAACCaattggactgaatagaacCAAATTGGACGGGATAAGACTGTATAGGACCAAATAAAACCTAAATGGATCAAATTGGACTaaattggaccgaataagaccaaattggactgaatagaaTGTAAGTGGACAAAATAAGACCGAATAAAatcaaagtggaccaaaatggatAGAATGGATCGAATATGACTGAAGTGGAACGAACAGGACTAAAGTGGATCGAATAAGACCAAAGAGGACTGAATAAGACAGAATgaaccgaataggaccaaagtggatcgaatagaaccaaagtgaactgaataggaccaaatggactgaataagacTGAATGGACAGAATAGAACTAAAGTGAACAAAATGAACCGAATATGACCAAAATAGACAAAATGAACTGGAGTGGATCAATTAGGACCGAAGTGGACTGACTTGTGTATAAAGAGTTTATTCTCATAAAGTAAAATCCTAAATCTACCGCCAAGAATGAATGCTTTTAGGAAAGGGTGACTAAGGAATATTTGTACAAGTCATCGAtttattcttattattcttattattattttttggagtaAAGGTATAAATCATTAATTAGCCTATTCTTTTCTTAAAGTAATTATTGCACCATTAGCATGGCGCGTGTTCCCATTTAAGCTAacatatttcttctttttttttctttttttctttttgtcccccctcccctcttttttttttttaaggcaagGTTCTAGACTTCTAgttcctccttttttttctttttttcttttttttaaggtataGACAAAAGAAAAGGCTGAGTTCTTGTTCAAAAGATGCCAGAGGGATAATTATTGAGTACTCTCaaaataccataaatgcatattcctctttttcacattattatggatcctactaattaaatttatggtgagcCCCATAATTCATGTAAGAATAgggtacgcatttatggtactctctaagtattcaataattttttgccGACAAAGAGACCACCCTAGCCATGGTTTATTCCCGTTGAAGCAATTCAATaattttggtactattcatggccccactgtactattttaactaacttttatatttatctacagttctttcagtaataagttttcaacttcagcaaattaaacggtatccaaacaccTCCTGAATATTAGGTTACGACTGTAACCATCCTCGGagaagtgaaaattttcatcaaactGAGGTCATGATTCTCAGTAGTATATCCTGAGGTTTTCTATGATGGGGTTTAACTGGTTCTCTCATATTTGGTGTCGGACACGGATGCTCAGACCTTCTATTCGCTACATTTGGTTATTCTGGTCTGGCAGGGTTGTCCTTGTTGGAcactatacttttttttttggaaactgaTGTACAAAAAGTAACAACATTGGCATTTCTACAGTTATtgaaatgcatgttcatatctCCCATTTCTATCGTTTCCTTAAAGTATGCACTATGCACAATTGATGATCCCGTGAATGCTTTCTCATTTAAGTTGTTAATGTTACCTCTTTagtctttctctttttcaaggCAAGGTTCTAGTCGATTGAAAAACAGTAGGTTGAATGAAATGTCACTCTCACAAAGTCACAATATTGTAGTATTTTTTATCTTCTGTTTATATATTTGAGAGCACAAGATAGGATTTAGTAGTTGGAACTCCGAACAGATATAGATTATAGAAATTCAAAAATACTAATgaggaaattaaaaataaatagagaattATAAGGTGAGTCCAATTTCAATTACCATATCTCAATACAATCATAACTCTGTgcacttgatttttttaatgttgattttcttttgcttGTTATGTTAAttaatatggtttttttttcttgaataacaGATATTTATTAGCACTAAAAGAATATTAGGGTGTTTGCTGTCTCGATACACAAAACATGTGGTACTACTACCAAGTTGCCGGCATGGAATAATTatccactttttcttttctcttctttctttctcttttccttcttcatttctttttctttttttccctgtgACAACATCATAGGGCTctgttgatacttgatagtataaaaattgatagaaatttgaaatttcaggtATCGTGAACTCAACAAAcataccttttgcattaaataGAAGTATATTCTCCAGGGATGTTTAGTCCTTCAACTGCTCTTGAAAATTTCGAAATTACCgatcatttggaaaaaaatatcaatttcgaaaaaaaattattcaaaaaaatcaGGTCCCGGCAGTGGTCTGACGTTGTCAACATATATCGGGAAAATTTTGATCAAGCTCACAAGGTGATAGCGACGTTAAGGGAAACAGCCTTGCATGTAGCTATCGCCCATGGCTCAGAAGATATTGTTAAggaacttttaaaaataattcatgctAACAAAAATGAGTTCGAGAATgctctaaaatataaaaacgaTCAAGGGAATACCCCTTTACATGTGGCAGCATCAACAGGGAGTCTGAGTACGTGTATCTGCGTTGCTGAAGCTGAGCCATCAATGGGGAAAGAACGTAACAAAGAGGGTAAGAGCCCTCTCTTCTTGGCTGCTCTGCTTGGTAGAACAGAGATTTTCTTTCACCTCCATTCCATCTGTGAAAGCCACCTAGACACATCCTACTATAGAAAAGAAGATGGTGAGACAATTCTACACTGCGCCATCAAAAGAGAGTATTGGGGTGAgcattttaatttgttgaaattcacTTCATGCCTATcagataatttaatttaataaactaaTGTCTAAACCAATAGTTGCTACATGTTTGAATACTGGTGATAGAATACTTGCTAAACCATATTTTAAACATTGTGGTTGACAGATTTGGCATATCGGATACTTCTCCTACACGGAGAACTAGCGATTTGTGTGGATGAGAATGGAATATTGCCGATCCATCTCTTGGCAGAGAAGCCTTCTGCCTTCCCAAGTGGTTGCCACCTTGGATGGTGGAGCAAGATCATTTATTATTGTAAGTGTTACTAAATTGTCGAGCTGCATATAAAGAGTAATGCTAGGCCACAATTTTTGCCCCAACTTATTCACACGGTGAGTTATGAGTGGTAGAGTAATAAACTCACAtatattctctatttttttttcatcactcacaACTTACCATATAAACAaattgtggtaaaaaaaaaaaagtggcaaaagCTATGATCTAACATTTTCCGCATACAAAAATGAAGAAGCTAATAATGAGAATGTTCTTACTTGTTGAAATCTGAGTTGTTCAATACATTACACGAGAGATTGTTAGGTAAAACTGGCATGCCCAATAATTTGTCTACATTAATGTACTCTTACATTTGTTAAAATATACGCCTACACATCATTTTCTTCAAAGGATACCTTCAACTTATTTATGTCATATAGCATTAAATGTCATTATCCTCCGTTGTTTTTTCACAGGGACACCAGTTGATGTGCTTAAAAAAATCGATACGAGTCTTAAAAGGCGTGAACACAAATTTCCGGAGAACTGCCAAACATGCTTCAGCTTCATTCAATTGCTGTGGAGGTGGACCAAAATTCAAGTTGGTAAGTGAAATAAAATCTTACATTAAGAATAACTAATTAAAGTCACTTAAAACAtctgttcaaaaaaaaaatgttcactttaaaacaaatgatagaaaatgaaattatgGCAAGTCAAGGCAACTGAAATTTTTCATGACAATTGAAAGGAATAAAtggttttttaattaattttttagaaagaatgaatgagcgcaattaatataacataactAGTTTAAGCCTATAAACTTAAGTTTAAGGTTAAATAGTGTCTGTGTATGTTATATTAGTTTCTCATTGTATTAAGTTTAAAAACTTTGACACCTACACAAAAATCCAATACCAATGGAgagcctctctttttttctctttttaaatttaattatgtgtGCATTTCGTCACATAACATAACCAAGCTAGTTTCCTAATTTCTAGTGGTTATTATAGGAAAAGAACTATGTGATAAAGGCAAAAAAGCAGATGAAGAGAATCCTGAAAGATCAAATGTTACTCTCAAATTGAGATATGAAGGTGAGGTGTGCAATTGTAACAAGTGTTTTCTAATTGCTAAAGAATCTTGTATCGGTTGGGTTCAAGATTTACTCAAGGTTTATGTCCAAGTTGGTCCCCTCCGcctattaatttttgggttggataCTTTAATGACCTtctaagagcattagtattcGGGATGTtaaaaaagttctattttacaccctaaaaacttactttatatATTTTGCTATTTCATTTTACAGCTTTCTTAACATcccagtttttaattttagatacaatgaaataaaataaacataaaactacgctctctctctcctctccccTGTCTCTTTTCTCTGTCTGTGTTTGTCTCTTTTTCATCatccccaaacccaaacccaaatctagAACAAAACAACCCAGATCAGGCCAACCACCGAAACttagccaccaccaccaaacaATCACCACAATCacaccaccaaccacaacaaCTACAAATcaccaccaaaaacccaaaataaaaaaccaccACAGACACACCACAGCCTCCTCTGCCACCACAGCCCCCTCTGccatttacctctatgcccatAACATTCTActcttttttaggtttttattttttaacttatttgtttctttatattttttaaagcctATCTATTTTTAGGTACAgcttttagcaaaaactaaatccTAAGGCAGACTAAATCTACTAATGAATCTTACTATTTGCACATTATaataatctaatttaattttttgaaggaTCCCGAAGTGAAGATCAGAAGCATTATTCATTTTGGAAATATTGTTGCACTCCCTTATTAATTATCAGATTTGTTTGCAGAGGAATAGAGCGCATTCTTGGATTTGGTATACCATCCTTTTCACCTTTTAATCTTGCCTTATTTTCTGTATCTCCATTTGTAAATAGGAAAATCTTAATGGGAAAATTTTGTTATGAGTAGTGCTTATTACACGCTATTTGTTACACACACATTTACCACACATAAAAATTGcactaaaaacaaaacttgaagTCACGGTTTCCACTTAGATGCGTGCATATATTTTTGTACATTTTTCATTCACACCATTGAGCATTGAGGTGTGTCCATATGTGGTGTGCACGGTAAAGATGTTCATGCAGACCCACGGGGATAGCCCAcctttaatattatatatacaagtaaaattttaaaatttaagtgcAAATTAAGTGTAATTAGCCCCctcaaaaaattatcaaagaattagtatcctattaaaaaaataaattaagatttAGTAAACTTGAAGACAGCCTTAGTACCCTTAGATGGCATGGCCAACTCACAAAGCAAGACTACAAGCCCAACAAATCTGTGATGGTGCCGGCAATGAGATGAAGTTAGCGTGGATCTAGGGGGTATGTCacttgagaaagagagagaaagagggggggggggggggggaggaagtAGTGGATGATTGAAGAGTGgttttcaaatttgatatatatatttttaaagaccTTGTGATGAAAAATCATTTGATTCCTTTTAATAtcttatgtttttaatactttaatagCTGGACATGccacattaataatttgtaaaaataaaaaataaaataaaataatttgtagctctagtattaattattttttatttttttatgttattgatcttacattaaattcaaatacatggttttatttaattattaagaaAACACATGCAAACAATGCGAGTTTGGCttacctttaaaaaataaatcttctttttgttttaatgaaaaactgtcacatcaccgactaactaaataaaatatgaaaattaaaatttactatCACTtgttattgtatatttaaaacgaAAGGATGTGtttagttaaaaaagtactagaggtagcccatttaaatgaaattatgtgtttaaatttaaatggggatctaatatatgcatttaattaactatatctaagtcatttctcaaaaaaaaaaaaaaagtaactataTCTAAGTCTTAGCGTTAGTAAAACTAGTATCATAATTAGCCT
Coding sequences within:
- the LOC142612506 gene encoding uncharacterized protein LOC142612506, with product MSTSNPRHDDLVELLYKNIMPGNWEEVITIYEKYFESAYSVRINQSGDTALHFAISYGQDLIVEKLVKIICDKNKEVLKLKNKKKNTPLHIAASMGTLNMCICIAKADPSLGIARNEDGETPLFLAALHGEREIFLQLHSICRCKLNDSYYRKNSGETILQCAIKRECWDLAYKILRLHEELANSVDEEGIGRLDLLAKKPSAFRSGCYLGWWNSIIYYCTTTDVPKEIDTTLLNKFPKNYQTCINFIQFLYNMVRAVFTGGRLYNKGKKADEENPKGSIYVTPKSSQEGISQTESEDRNSVRAKSGSLGFEEIKKIKEKHLFSAAILKFVVESIKVEQYFEHGRNPVLIPHKTDQSDFVSVFDGEKGSNPQPELKNESPCKTDQSDESDTKITKISKENPDDEKGSSLPLNKKWYHGNGQGNTKNFSNGYTCHKRRKKYNTGGSGEQTTSNISTIVQEQITGKFLRTNSMFQAWDNDNNNVLHLAAKLEEHQSWLIPGAALQMQSEIKWYELVKSTVPKYLLCQTNNDNKTPADIFTENHKHLVKEGGEWLNKTSESCSVVAALIATVAFATSTTVPGGVKENSGTPILESHPAFDIFAVTSLVALCFSVTALFLFLSILTCRYQEKDFREDLPRKLLLGLTSLFVSIAAMLISFCAGHFFVLKDKLKDRALPVYVVTCLPITFYAISQFPLYFDLVRAHFKKVPRPSHTMVSL